A portion of the Pseudomonas synxantha BG33R genome contains these proteins:
- a CDS encoding methyl-accepting chemotaxis protein, producing the protein MAAAASEMTASIEEITRHAQRALDMANQAETLAKDGGRVIHQVVSDMDGIARSAQQSAQVIRTLDKESEAIYSIIQVIKGIADQTNLLALNAAIEAARAGEQGRGFAVVADEVRSLAGRTSASTQEIASMVGRIQQNTREAVTSMEEGVAQVDKGMAVTAEVERAIREILQATLSTTELVNDISRTISEQSLASNEIAHQVEMIAGMSQNNSRVIGDTASTTDELSSLAGKLSQSVDRFRL; encoded by the coding sequence ATGGCCGCCGCCGCCAGCGAAATGACTGCCAGCATCGAGGAAATCACTCGCCACGCCCAACGCGCTCTCGACATGGCTAACCAGGCAGAAACCCTGGCCAAGGACGGCGGCCGCGTCATTCACCAGGTTGTCAGCGACATGGATGGCATTGCCCGTTCAGCGCAGCAATCGGCCCAAGTGATCCGCACACTGGACAAGGAGTCCGAGGCGATCTACAGCATTATTCAAGTGATCAAAGGCATCGCCGACCAGACCAACCTGCTGGCCCTGAACGCCGCCATCGAAGCCGCCCGTGCAGGTGAGCAGGGCCGCGGCTTTGCAGTCGTCGCCGATGAAGTACGCAGCCTGGCCGGACGCACCAGCGCATCCACGCAGGAGATCGCCAGCATGGTCGGGCGCATCCAGCAGAACACCCGGGAAGCGGTGACCAGCATGGAGGAGGGCGTTGCTCAAGTGGACAAGGGCATGGCCGTTACCGCCGAAGTGGAACGCGCCATTCGCGAGATCCTTCAGGCCACACTCAGCACCACCGAATTGGTCAACGATATTTCCCGCACCATCAGCGAGCAAAGCCTGGCCAGCAATGAAATTGCTCACCAGGTGGAGATGATTGCTGGTATGTCGCAAAACAACAGCCGCGTGATTGGAGACACGGCGTCGACGACGGATGAATTGTCGAGTCTGGCGGGGAAGCTTTCGCAGTCGGTGGATCGGTTCAGGTTGTGA